The following DNA comes from Crocosphaera sp. UHCC 0190.
CTACCGGACGGATTGAACGGGGCAAAGTTAAAGTGGGTGAAACCGTTGAAATCGTAGGAATCCGCAAAACCAGCAGCACAACGGTGACTGGGGTAGAAATGTTCCAAAAACAGCTTGAAGAAGGACTCGCAGGAGACAACGTAGGCTTGCTGCTACGGGGGGTTAAAAAAGAAGATATTGAACGGGGCATGGTAATTGCTAAACCTGGTTCAATCACCCCTCATACAACCTTTGAAGGGGAAGTCTACGTCCTAACCAAAGAAGAAGGTGGCCGTCATACGCCTTTCTTTAAGAACTATCGTCCTCAGTTCTATGTACGGACAACTGATGTGACGGGAATCATTCAAGATTACACCTCTGACGAAGGGGATGCAGTAGAAATGGTGATGCCCGGCGACCGGATTAAAATGACGGTAGAGTTGATTAATGCCATCGCCATTGAACAAGGAATGCGCTTTGCCATTCGGGAAGGCGGCCGTACCATTGGTGCGGGCGTGGTTTCCAAAATTCTTAAGTAGGACAACCAGACAATGAACAGTGACCAGTTAAGGGGAACCCCAGCTGGTCACTCGTTTTCTCTCAAGATACTTTGACATCATTACTGAACCTGGACAATTAAACATTATGGCTACCCTTGCTCAACAAAAAATTCGCATTCGTTTAAAAGCCTTTGATCGTCGCTTACTGGATACTTCCTGTGAGAAAATTGTCGATACTGCTAACCGCACTGATGCCACAGCCATTGGCCCCATCCCCCTGCCCACTAAACGCCGGATTTATTGTGTGTTGCGATCGCCTCACGTTGACAAAGATTCACGGGAACATTTTGAAACTCGGACTCACCGTCGCATTATCGATATTTATCAGCCTTCTTCTAAAACCATTGATGCTTTGATGAAATTGGATTTACCGGCTGGGGTTGAGATTGAAGTGAAGCTATAACAAGACAAGGGGGTAGGTTTTGGGGTTAGGGGTTGGGGCTGATCTCACGAACGAAGCCTGTATCCTGCCTTCTTCAATTGTTATTTTTGGCAAAAGTGAACAAGTTATACACGATCGCTAACATCTATCCCTTACACTGGCAGTCATAAGCAACTAAATCTTACTTAACTGTTTAGAGGAAAAAGCCATGACCTGCGATCAACTTCAGCAGTCTTATCAACAACAACTGGTTAAAGCCGGAGTATCTCAGCAAAAAGCGGAACAGGCAGCTAGAGCATTAAGCCTCAAGGAATTAGAAATTATTAGTGAAATTTGGGAAGATTGGGGGAATGTAGTTGCTCGTTCGGACTGGCAAACGACATCATAACTAATCAAAAGAAAACTATTACTAAATAACTCTACCGAGCAATACCTCCCTGACGTTCACAATCAAATCCTTGGGCATACCAATCTGAGAGGTTGACTTCCCTAAGGGGTGTAACGTTTAAACAGGGAGGTTGTATGATTTGGCTAAAGACAGCCCAGATTAAACTGCGGGTGACATCAAGGAAGGTTTTTAAGCTCGATTCATTGTTGCCAGGTACGCCAATTTCCTTAACCGTATCCACTTCAACGGCGATCCCTTTCGCCCCTAACTGAATTTGTGCCAGCCATTTAGCTCTGGGAAGATGGCTTGGGGACGTGATGAGTTTAACTTTATTAAAGCCTCGCTGATGCAGCAGGGGAACACAAAAGAAAAAATTATCAAAGGTCGAATGGGCGCACTGTTCAAGCAAGACTTGCTCCATGGAGGCTTGTTCTCTCTCGAAAATAAGCTTAACACAAGGAGCTTTTGAGCCTTGAGAGATGATAATGGGAATGTCAGGATCTTGGCTGGCTAATTGGGCGGCATAGATTTCTCGTCGAATACTGCCCCCTAACACTAAAATTCCATCGACGGGTTGATGGGAATTGAGGGGTAATCTTACGCCAACATTGTATACTAAACTACTGACGATAAATCCGACAGCAGCAAAAAAGATTAGTGTCAACAGCCGATTAAATGTTCTTTTACGTTTCTTTTTTACAAGGCGGCTTTTTAAATCAAGTTTTAATTTAGTCACACTCTTCCAATATCCTCTAGATTAATTATTAGCTTATAATTCTAGATAAAACTTTAACTGACGACAAAGCTTAATTATTAATATTTGCATCAATCGGATCAAAAAGGTTTATCATAGTACCTATGTTCTGAAGATTGGGAATTGTGATGGAAGCTTTAACACCTGCTCAAAAAGAATTATATGACTGGCTTGTTCAATATATTAACGAAAAGCAACACGCCCCGTCCATTCGTCAAATGATGAAAGCCATGAATTTGCGATCGCCGGCCCCGGTACAAAGTCGTTTAGAAAGACTGAGAAATAAAGGCTATATTGATTGGACAGAAGGAAAAGCCCGCACCCTGCGAATTCTGCACGCTAAACCCAAAGGAATTCCCATTTTAGGCGCGATTGCTGCTGGGGGTTTAGTCGAGCCTTTTACAGATGAACAAGACAAATTAGACTTATCTCATCTATTGCAACCCGATAATTATTATGGCTTGCGGGTGACAGGAGATAGCATGATTGACGATCTTATTACGGAAGGAGATTTAGCCATTATGCGTTCTCTCGCTGCGGATGAAACCTTAAAAAATGGGGAAATTGTGGCAGCTAGAGTGGACGGTTATGGAACCACCTTAAAACGATTTTATCAAGAGGGTGAAGTGGTAATTCTCAAACCGTCTAACCTCAAGTATCAACCCATTGAAGTTAAGAGTAATCAAGTTGAAGTACAAGGAATATTAGTGGGAGTTTGGCGAGGGTATTAAGGCTTCTTATTGGGTTAGTAACTGATGAAAACTTAAGGAAAATTTCAGGGTTATTATAATTGATTGCCCTGTTTTTTTTTTATAATAAACTTGTAATAGACTCGCCACGGAAAAAGTTAAATGAGTAAAGATAACGGTGCTGAATTGCCTCTTTGGGTACAAGATCGCAATACAGTTTTGGCTCACGATGAAGGGGTAGAATGGCGGGAAGGGAAACGTCCTGACTATTCCCATACTGACCAATTTTTGCAGAAAGAAAGTCAATATAATCATCCCTTGGGGTCTTTAGAAGCGATCGCCCAAAATTTAGTCAGAACTTTTGAGATGGAAGCTTCCCATAAGTTGAACCCTCAACAGTGGTTATCTATTGTTGTTGATAAGTTTCAAATGAGTAGTAATGGGGGCCCAATTTATACGGCTCAAGATGTTATTGATCAAGGGACTTATAATCTTTTCATCGATAAAACAAAAGCCTATGATCCCAAAGAAGAGAGTTTTAAATCTTCTTTTGAATTGTTTCATAATGCCTTTCCTAATGGGTTCCTTTGGGAATTAGTAGAAGTAGTATCCGGCCCTCCCAATGTAACGTTTAAATGGCGACATTGGGGAACATTTAGCGGCCCTTATAAAGAGCATCAACCGACGGGAGAAACTATTGAAATTGTCGGTTTAAGTGTCGTAAAAGTAACTGATGACTTAAAAATTCTGTCCGTTGAGCATTATTTTGATAATAGTTCTTTTCTCCACAAATTAACCTCTGGTTGTCCTTTTCATTAATGTATGAGCTAGAGTCAGAAGTCACCGTGCCAGGAGAAATATAAAGAATTAAGTCAAAGAATACGAGAGCTTGATTTGATTATTGCTCCTTAAATTCCATAATTTCCTTTTATATTAACTATTCTGACTCCTGGCTCCTAAACTCTACCATAACCCAGTTTCGCCGAACTCACGTTGATCAGCAAAAAGAACCGTTAAATTAAGTATGTACTTCCTTATGTCTTGTCTTCGATGCAAAGTGTTTATTTAAAATTTTTGCCGATTGTGATGGCAATTTTCGCCTTAATTGCTAGTCTAATTACCCTACTATTGTGGAGTGAAAATGGATTTATGTCAAAAGCAGCCGCTTGGGAGGTTGTAGAGAATGCCATTATCACCCTAATGGGGGAATATCCAGAGAAACCGACAACAATTACGGGAAGAGTTATACAATTGTTTCTCTTAGTTTTTGGAACCTTGGCTTTTGGAACCATTGTCGGCAAGATTTCCTCATTATTTGTCGCTCATGCTCTTTCACAGGAGAAAGTTGTGAAGAATTTTAACGACCATATCATTATCTGTAACTGGAATAACAAAGCTCCGACAATTATCCATCAGTTGCTTGAGGCTAATAAGCATCACCTAAGAGACATTGTGATCATTTCTGCATCAGTTATCGAAGACCTTGATGATTTAGAAAGTCAGAGGAATGTCTATTTTATTCAAGCAGATCCTACCCATCATGTTACCTTAGAAAAGTTTCAAGCTTCTCAAGCTAAAGCCATCATTCTTTTAGCCGATGAAGAAACTGAAGGTCCCGATGAAAAAAACACTCTAATTGCCTTGGCGATTAAACATCTCGAACAAATCCCTAACCGACAAAAAGATATTCACGTCATTGGGGAGTTGGTCAATTTAGACCGTCGGCGACATCTGAAAGAAGCGGGTGTTGATGAAGTAATTTCCGCGCGAGATTACAGTTCAGGAATTATTGCTCAAAGTGCTGTATTCAAAAATATGTCTATGGTCTATCAGCAACTACTAACTTATTCAGATTGCTCCAATGAGTTTTATTATATTACCCCAGAGCAGTATCCAGGATATTTACTGGGTAAAACGTTTACAGAACTGAGTACATGGATTAGTAATGATCTTGGATCTCAGGAAGAAAATCCCTTGATTCTAATTGGTATTAAACGAGGAAATGGAGAGATCCTACTGAATCCAAAACAAAGTCATTTTCAGAGACTTGCAGCAGAAGATTCACTCATTGTCATGGCTTATAATCAACCTATGTAGGGCTTGCTGAAAAAGTATTCTATTGAGAAAGATCCTTAAGCTTCAGGATGAAAGTAATGATAAATATCTCTTGCTAAAGCGGGGCCAATCCCTGATACGTTTTGTAATTGTTCAATAGAAGCCTCTCGAATATAATCAAGAGAATGGAAATGTGCTAATAATTCTTTCTGTCGTTGAAATCCCAAATTAGGAATCTCATCTAAGCGAGATCGCCTACTTTTTTGTAACCGTTGTTGACGGTGAAAACTAACCGCAAAACGATGGGCTTCATCCCTAACTCTCCTTAATAATTGTACCCCTGGTTGTTCCGGTTCAGTTAATAATGGCTGAGACTCTCCAGGTAAAAAGATTTCTTCTCGTTGTTTGGCTAAACTAATCACATTTAAAAACGGAAAAAGCTTCAGATCTTGTAAAACTTTAATTACAGAAGAAAGTTGTCCTTTTCCTCCATCAATCATAATTAAATCGGGATAATCTGCTAACTTTAATAATTCTTCCTCTGTTTTATTTTGATAGGAACGAAAACGGCGACCAATTACTTCAGCAAGACAGGCAAAATCATCAGAATGACCAATCGTAACAGTAGGATTTTTTATCTTATAATGACGATAGGATTGTTTCGCCGGAACCCCATCAATAAAAACTACTTGAGAAGCCACAGCATTTGATCCTTGAATATGGGAAATATCATATCCTTCAATGCGACGGGGTAAGTCGGGTAAATCTAATAATTGTGTAAGATCTTCTAAGGATAATAAATTCTGTTGTACATGACGTTGTGTTTTGGCTAATTCATAACTTGCATTCCTTTCAACTAAACTAATTAACTCGGCTTTTTGTTGTCGTTGAGGAACAATAAAATTAACTTTCCGGCCTTTTTTTTCACTCAACCATTGGGCCAGAATTTCTGTTTCTGGTAACTCATATTGAACCAAAATTTCACTGGGAATTTCCACCTGATCAACTTGCCAATAATGTTCTTCTAAAACCCGTTGTAAAATATTGCCTGGAGTACCTGACTCGGTATCAGCAAAAAAACCTAATCTTCCCACTAAACGACCCGCCCGAATTTGAAACAATTGAATACAAGTGTATTGCTCATCTGCGGCTAAAGCGATCGCATCTCGTGACACAGTATCATCGGGTAAAGCGACTTTTTGGTCCATTCCTAGGACATTGAGGGCTTTAATTTGATCTCGAATTTGGGCTGCTTGTTCAAAATTTAGGGCAGTTGCCGCTTTTTCCATTTGTTCTTGGAGTTTAGCGAGTAATTCTTCTGTACGTCCTTGGAAAACCATGGCCACTTTTTCCACAATTTTATGGTAATCAGTAGGGGTAATTAAACTTTGACAAACCCCTGGACAACGACCAATATCATAGTTTAAACAGGGGCGATCTTTAAATAGGGGACGGGGACGCTGACGTAAGGGAAAAATGCGTTTAACGAGGTGTAAAGTGGAACGAAGATGATGAGTATCAACATAGGGGCCATAATAGCGATCGCGTTGATTATTTAAGCGTCGTTTACGGGTAATAAATATTCTTGGATAATCTTCAGACCAAGTAATACAAACATAGGGATATTTTTTATCATCTTTTAGGAGAACATTAAAGTAGGGTTGATGTTGTTTAATTAGGTTTGCTTCTAAGGCTAAGGCTTCTGCTTCTGTATCGGTTACAATAAACTCAATATCTGCTATTTGTTGCACCATTAAGGCAATACGAGGGCTGTGAGGTTGACCATTTTGGAAATAAGAACGAACCCGCGATCGCAATTTTTTTGACTTCCCAATATAGAGAATTTCCCCTCGATGATCTCGCATTAAATAGACACCAGGTTCAGAAGGAAGGGTCTTTAAACGGTGTTCTAAACTATTAGAAATGGGTGATGATATCATAAGATTTTTAAAGCATTTAATTATTAATTTTTATTTATTACTTGTTACTTAGTCAATTAGTCAGCTTTCCAATAACTAACATTTCCCAGGTTTCCTGGAACAACTATCGCAGCTAAATAATCAATTTGGGGAACAAAAGACAATAATTGCCAATGAGGTAGGTTAATCAATTGTAGCGGAGAATCAAGGGAAATTTCT
Coding sequences within:
- the rpsJ gene encoding 30S ribosomal protein S10; amino-acid sequence: MATLAQQKIRIRLKAFDRRLLDTSCEKIVDTANRTDATAIGPIPLPTKRRIYCVLRSPHVDKDSREHFETRTHRRIIDIYQPSSKTIDALMKLDLPAGVEIEVKL
- a CDS encoding YdcF family protein, whose product is MTKLKLDLKSRLVKKKRKRTFNRLLTLIFFAAVGFIVSSLVYNVGVRLPLNSHQPVDGILVLGGSIRREIYAAQLASQDPDIPIIISQGSKAPCVKLIFEREQASMEQVLLEQCAHSTFDNFFFCVPLLHQRGFNKVKLITSPSHLPRAKWLAQIQLGAKGIAVEVDTVKEIGVPGNNESSLKTFLDVTRSLIWAVFSQIIQPPCLNVTPLREVNLSDWYAQGFDCERQGGIAR
- the lexA gene encoding transcriptional repressor LexA, with the translated sequence MEALTPAQKELYDWLVQYINEKQHAPSIRQMMKAMNLRSPAPVQSRLERLRNKGYIDWTEGKARTLRILHAKPKGIPILGAIAAGGLVEPFTDEQDKLDLSHLLQPDNYYGLRVTGDSMIDDLITEGDLAIMRSLAADETLKNGEIVAARVDGYGTTLKRFYQEGEVVILKPSNLKYQPIEVKSNQVEVQGILVGVWRGY
- a CDS encoding SnoaL-like polyketide cyclase — protein: MSKDNGAELPLWVQDRNTVLAHDEGVEWREGKRPDYSHTDQFLQKESQYNHPLGSLEAIAQNLVRTFEMEASHKLNPQQWLSIVVDKFQMSSNGGPIYTAQDVIDQGTYNLFIDKTKAYDPKEESFKSSFELFHNAFPNGFLWELVEVVSGPPNVTFKWRHWGTFSGPYKEHQPTGETIEIVGLSVVKVTDDLKILSVEHYFDNSSFLHKLTSGCPFH
- a CDS encoding NAD-binding protein, which encodes MQSVYLKFLPIVMAIFALIASLITLLLWSENGFMSKAAAWEVVENAIITLMGEYPEKPTTITGRVIQLFLLVFGTLAFGTIVGKISSLFVAHALSQEKVVKNFNDHIIICNWNNKAPTIIHQLLEANKHHLRDIVIISASVIEDLDDLESQRNVYFIQADPTHHVTLEKFQASQAKAIILLADEETEGPDEKNTLIALAIKHLEQIPNRQKDIHVIGELVNLDRRRHLKEAGVDEVISARDYSSGIIAQSAVFKNMSMVYQQLLTYSDCSNEFYYITPEQYPGYLLGKTFTELSTWISNDLGSQEENPLILIGIKRGNGEILLNPKQSHFQRLAAEDSLIVMAYNQPM
- the uvrC gene encoding excinuclease ABC subunit UvrC, whose amino-acid sequence is MISSPISNSLEHRLKTLPSEPGVYLMRDHRGEILYIGKSKKLRSRVRSYFQNGQPHSPRIALMVQQIADIEFIVTDTEAEALALEANLIKQHQPYFNVLLKDDKKYPYVCITWSEDYPRIFITRKRRLNNQRDRYYGPYVDTHHLRSTLHLVKRIFPLRQRPRPLFKDRPCLNYDIGRCPGVCQSLITPTDYHKIVEKVAMVFQGRTEELLAKLQEQMEKAATALNFEQAAQIRDQIKALNVLGMDQKVALPDDTVSRDAIALAADEQYTCIQLFQIRAGRLVGRLGFFADTESGTPGNILQRVLEEHYWQVDQVEIPSEILVQYELPETEILAQWLSEKKGRKVNFIVPQRQQKAELISLVERNASYELAKTQRHVQQNLLSLEDLTQLLDLPDLPRRIEGYDISHIQGSNAVASQVVFIDGVPAKQSYRHYKIKNPTVTIGHSDDFACLAEVIGRRFRSYQNKTEEELLKLADYPDLIMIDGGKGQLSSVIKVLQDLKLFPFLNVISLAKQREEIFLPGESQPLLTEPEQPGVQLLRRVRDEAHRFAVSFHRQQRLQKSRRSRLDEIPNLGFQRQKELLAHFHSLDYIREASIEQLQNVSGIGPALARDIYHYFHPEA